Proteins co-encoded in one Leptodactylus fuscus isolate aLepFus1 chromosome 4, aLepFus1.hap2, whole genome shotgun sequence genomic window:
- the EDN1 gene encoding endothelin-1: MDLEMMIYLLLALLQGTCGAGSSSTFLSSEDSSVAEATAAHHSSGAPLRPRRFKRCSCSSLMDKECVYFCHLDIIWINTPEKTVPYGLGGPRLKRSLRDTKIDQVLESSSRCMCAKREDKKCLDFCQSAADLSVQPSIEKETQQVHKAKVCNGLLVGGKCVQKLHTGTKRTESIRQAIKRSHIFARLLKKLHEMKDETRPWAHRKRGIWRHTIATS, from the exons ATGGACCTGGAGATGATGATTTACCTGCTCTTGGCTCTTCTTCAAGGCACCTGTGGAGCAG GGTCAAGCAGCACTTTCTTGTCCTCTGAAGACTCCTCTGTAGCAGAAGCTACAGCTGCTCACCATTCCTCTGGTGCCCCCTTGAGGCCACGCAGATTTAAACGCTGTTCTTGTTCATCACTCATGGATAAGGAATGTGTCTACTTTTGCCATCTAGATATAATCTGGATAAACACTCCAGA AAAAACAGTGCCTTATGGACTTGGAGGTCCTCGCCTGAAACGTTCACTGCGGGACACAAAGATAGATCAAGTTCTTGAGTCTAGTAGCAGGTGTATGTGTGCCAAGCGTGAGGACAAGAAATGCCTGGACTTCTGCCAAAGTGCTGCAGATCTCAG TGTCCAGCCTTCCATAGAAAAAGAAACTCAGCAGGTTCACAAGGCCAAAGTCTGCAATGGACTCTTAGTGGGAGGAAAGTGTGTTCAGAAACTTCATACAGGCACTAAAAG AACGGAATCCATCAGACAAGCCATTAAAAGATCACATATCTTTGCCAGGCTGCTGAAGAAGCTTCATGAGATGAAAGATGAGACCCGTCCTTGGGCACATAGAAAGAGAGGAATTTGGAGACATACAATAGCAACATCATAG